A part of Bacillus horti genomic DNA contains:
- the rpoE gene encoding DNA-directed RNA polymerase subunit delta, translating to MKWKGSAEVSIRDLELETLSEMSMVDIVYHLLKESNKQPMAFHQILDEVMALKGLTDEQKMDVMSRVYTEINIDGRFKALGDNVWGLRSWYPVEQAEEIVITEVKKKSKKKRSDDEDDDIETDEEEADDFDEYDEEEEYDDEEDLDADDLEEVDEDLEDLDEDIEDLGEEIDEDDEDYEDEDEEYDDEEEIDE from the coding sequence ATGAAGTGGAAGGGAAGTGCTGAAGTGAGTATTCGTGACCTAGAGCTTGAAACACTTTCAGAAATGTCGATGGTCGATATCGTGTACCACCTTTTAAAAGAATCCAATAAACAACCGATGGCGTTCCATCAAATCCTTGATGAAGTGATGGCTTTAAAAGGATTAACAGATGAGCAGAAAATGGATGTAATGTCTCGGGTGTATACGGAAATAAACATTGATGGTCGCTTTAAAGCGTTAGGCGATAACGTTTGGGGACTCCGCAGCTGGTATCCAGTAGAGCAAGCTGAAGAAATCGTCATCACAGAAGTGAAAAAGAAATCGAAGAAGAAACGCTCTGATGATGAGGACGACGACATAGAAACAGATGAAGAAGAAGCAGATGATTTTGATGAGTATGACGAAGAGGAAGAGTACGATGATGAAGAGGATTTGGATGCCGACGATCTTGAAGAGGTTGACGAAGACCTAGAAGATTTAGATGAGGATATCGAAGATTTAGGCGAAGAGATAGATGAAGATGATGAGGATTACGAAGATGAAGATGAAGAGTATGACGACGAAGAAGAAATAGATGAATAA